The window AGCTTTCGCCACTCTGCAACATACTGGATAATTTAGAGACAATTTTTCGTTTGAAATGAATTCATCCAAAAAGAATCACTTCTCAAACCAATTGTAAAAATCGTTTTCTGTATTCCGTTGGAGTTTCTCCCATCACTCGTTTGAAGGCATCATTAAAGGCTGACTTGGAATTAAACCCAACGGCAAAGGCAATGGTGAGTATATTTTTTTCAGGATCTTTTTCCATCAACTGACAGGCTTCCCGAATTCGATACCCATTGATCCACTGGTTAAAATTGATGCCCTGTTTTTGATTGATGATGGCAGACAACTGATCCGTCCTCAATCGGAATTTTGAAGCAACATTTTGTAGATTTAAATCTTCATCCAAATATAATTTTTCAGTAACTAAGGCAGAATCAATGTCCTTTAAAATTTGATCTGAGTTTAAATTTGCTATCCTTTGTTCTGAGAGTCGCGGTTTCGAAACAGTGGCAAAAAAGATTGGAACTTCTTTTGTTTCCTGAATCCTTGCAAAAAGTGCAAACTGGAATAAGATAATTTCAAAAAAGTTTCCGTATTGAATGGCATTTCGTAAAATAAAATGATCTGGTAAAATGTTAAACGCATACAAATTGAAAGAGATGATGGCAAGAAGCAAACAAAACCATGCGACGATATAGTATTTTGCCATTTGGTATTTTTGGAAAAAAACATAAATACCTGCACCCATGAGCGTAAAAGAGACAAAAATCGCTAAAAAATGAATGGTTTGGTCAAAGATAATGTGTTTCCAAAAAAGACTTAGGATGGCATTGGAAACAACCAAAACCGAAAAGACAATCATCACTCGATTCAATTTTGGCATTCGTTTGGAAAGTAACAAAAATGAATTCGAAAAAAGGATCACACTCCACAAGGCAATCGATCCAAAAAACACAAGACTACGGTCATTCCAACGAATCCAATCGGACCAAAGATAAATTTTTCCATATCCTGTATAACTGATTTGGTAAAAACCAGAACACAAAATATAAAAACAATAATACAAAAAACTAGTGTTCCGAGTATTAAAATAAATACTGAGATTCAAAATAAACACAATGAGTAACACACTAAAGAAAACTAAAAAATGATCTCGCGTTTCCATTACTGATTGTAAGATTCCATCCTTTGTCAAAAGTTTTGGCGCGAATAAAAAATTCGAAACTGTCTTTGCTTCTAAATAAAACGTGGGATGGTCTTTTAATGATTTCGTATCAATGGAGAAGATAGGAAAAGGATGATTTGGAAATAAATGTTTTCTCTTAGGAACTAAATCACCTTCGGTAGTCCATTTGCGACCAGATCCTGTCCACTGCACAAGTTCAATCGAATCGAAGTAAGCAACTTGATTTTCCAAATACAATTCGTCTGGAATTTCTTTGTCCAACCATTCGACTCGAAAAAGGATTGGCTCTGTATAAAAACCCAGTTGTAAAGGAGCATCTAATTTTTTCCAGTCCAATAGAGTTAGGTTTCTTTGGTCCCAGTTTTCCTTCACTGAAACTGATGCGTAAAACAATCGAAACCGTTTTTCGGAAAGCTCCTCCTCCCCCATCTGGCAATTCCCAAAAAGGAATACCATTATGATGACTACCCATTTCCGAACGTTCAGTACCCGAATAGATTGTCCAAAGAAACTCATCCTTTCCATTTTCCATACAGTATAAAAAAGGAAAGGAATGTCAAAATCATTTCCTACATGGCACAATCCTTACCGAAAAACGAGTTTCCTACCGTCATTTACATCCATTCAAAAATTAGAATAGATTTAAATATCGAAGCTTCCTTCTCATTTTGGTAAGGATGGATTCAACTTTCCTAATTCGTCTCACCACAACTGGAGGTAACGGACATCGTTGCCCCAGAACCTCCAGAATACCTTAAATTGATTGTACAAGGTAAACTTCGGACCGTAAACGAACGTGGTTGGGTATAACAAACGGAAGCTCCACCTTCCCGCAGATACCCATAATAATAAAAGGGAGAAGTATTTGTGGCAGGAGAGGCAACAAAATCCAGATAACGAGAGAAAGTTCCATTGGCAATGTTTGTGGCTTCGGCGGCAGGTTGCGTACACGCTGCATCATAATACAATCCAGCCCGCGTCGCAACGGCGCTACTATCATTAAAAAAAACCACTTGGGCAGGCGCAGTGGAGAGACCCGTTACGAGTGCTGTTAACATTCTTGTATCTTCACAATCGGACTCAGATTGGTTCCCGACGGGAAAAACAGTTGTTGATTTTGATTTTTGATTGGTTTGGTTATCTGTTGTTACATTCGGAAGGTAAGCAAAACAACTTTTCTTTTTTTCACAATTCACAAATAGGAATTGAATTCCAATGAGAAAACATATACCATTTAGTAGATGTAGAGGGTAGTTTGATTTTATTTTCTTGTTACACATATTCTTTTTCCTTTCTTATTGAAGCATGGTCTCATTACCGAGTCACAACCGTTTGGCGGACTTGGATCAAAACCTACTTGGGATAAAGAATCGTTTCTTACATTCGGTCAATATATTTCAAAATCTCACACGTACTTCCTTTCAAAAAAGGAGTTCACTTTTTTTCCCACTTCACACTGAAACTCGAACGGAATCATAAATCCAGTCGAAGGATTTTTATGGGTGCGTTCCCCATGGTAAGGTTTTATAACAATCGTTTCAATAAGGGTCGGGCTACTCCGGGGTTCGCTATCGCTCCCGTCACCTACCATCTAACGATGGCAGGTGACAAGGCCCTACCTATCCCTACCGCAAAACAAAAAATTTCCAAAACGACCAAGTGAGATAAATTTGAGTCGCCGATAACTCAACTCCCCTTCTATCATGACGATTGTGTATTACAAACCATAGAGAAACCAATTCAAGGGGTCTGGGTCTGTTAACGGGAAAAATCCTAATTTTTTGGTTAAATAAATGAAACATTCGTTAGTTGATGAAATCCTAATCGCAAGGGAGATGAAAAATGAAAAAACTGTAGCGCTTGTCCGATTTGCATTATTTTCAATTACCTCCATAATGGATTTTGTATCGTATCTTGGATGGATCAGTTATACAATTGTCACACCAAGTTTGATCACAGTTGGACTTGATTTGACGTTTCTCGTTTTTGCCAGTATCGTATTAATTTTTGTAAATTTTTTACCTTATAAACCATATTTAAAATTTTTCACAATTGCATTCGATTATTTCATCATAGGGCTTATGATGTTTTTAGATCCAACGATCATCAAAGCAAATGGTCTGATTTACTTTATCGCAATGACAAGCGCCATTTTTATTTTCCAACTCAATTTATTAAGGCATTCTAAAACGGGAACCATATACGGCGCAATCCTAGCTTTTATATATTTTATGGTAGTTTCAGTTGGTTTAGGTGATGGATATCCCTTTGATTTGATTCCCATGATTTTTGGTTTGGGAATGTTGTTAGCCATTGGTTATGTGACTACCGTATCGAATATTGAAATGGTAAAAGAAGCCAATACAAAACAAATGATGGAAAGATTCCTTCCTTCACAGTTAGTAGGTGAGTTCTATAAAAACAAAGTACAACTAGAACCTGGAGGCGAAAACAAAGAAGTCACTATTCTTTTTTCAGATATCCGTGCATTTACAAAATTTTCAGAACAAAGGTCAGCTGAAGAAGTTGTTACATTTTTAAATGACTATTTGTCTCGCATGACTGATGTGATCTTCAAATTCAACGGTACGATAGATAAATTTATCGGTGATGCGATCATGACTATATTTGGTGCTCCATTCAAAAGAGATGACGATGCTCTCCGCGCCGTTAAAACTGCAGTTGCCATGATGCGTGAAATAGAATCGTTAAATCAGAAACAAAAATGTCCTGAAGACAAAATACATGTAGGAATCGGAATCCATACAGGAGAAGCAATTGTTGGCAATATTGGATCGGAACGAAGGTTGGATTATACTGTCATTGGTGACAATGTAAACTTAGCCTCAAGGATCGAAGGGTTAACAAAACATTATAATTGCCCAATCTTAATTTCTGAAGTGACTTACAAACAAGTAGTCGGCAAATATTCAACCGAAGATGGTTTTGAAATCAGAGAAATTGACCAAGTCATTGTCAAAGGAAAATCGAAACCAATCACAGTGTGTGAAGTAGTTTGTTTGTGAATTAGTTATCCATATTCACTCAATTACAAACAAATTTCCAAGAAGTATTAATAGTTTTTTTTAAATTTTTTAAAAAGATATCCTATTAACACAGCTGGAATTTTCAATTCATTTATTCTAACCTAATCTTCCCAGATAAAAACTGGTCACTATAGTTGCCTGTATCAGTTTCATAAAATACGAAACTTTTTACATCCACACACATATAATCCAGACCTTCTGATGTCAAGTTAGTAGAAAGAGAGCTAATTCCTTCAAGGAGAGGTGGGCCTTGAGGATTTCCATTCGGATACTCAAAATATTTTGGAAACAATGCATAATTGATAAAACTGGGAGGAGAATATCCAAAGATATCAAAATACAGATAAGTTAAATTTCCTCCATGTTTGAATTTAGCTTTGAATTCCAATTGACCTGCAACATATTCAGCTACAATACAATGTTTGTCACAATCTCCAATGGATGCTGGAATTTGAGGAACTCCTATACAATCTCGATTATGGTAATAGTTTACTTCTTTCGAAGAGGAACCAAATTCATTTCTTGCAACTAGTATTAGTTTTAGTTTTAAATTGGAACGATGGATAAAACTAAACCAAATTGTTCCTCCCACGTTTGGATTGGCAGGAGTGAAGGTTTTAAAACTTATTGCATTCAATACAGTTCCGTCCGGTTCCAATTTCATATCTCGTTTCCCGAAATATGCAGTAACCGTTGTTTGGTCATGTATCGGAAGTTGGAAACTAATGTTATTAACTAGTATTTTACCATAAATTCCGTATTGGTCATCAATTTGTGGTGCATTGTTCACGTGTGTTTGAGGGTCATTTAGGATCGGAGCATTCAGGGGTTGGCCCGGATTGGCCGGTGGACCCACAACGGGCGGGATCGGAGGTAACAATTCCCCCTCTGGCTGAGCTGTTTCGGAGTTTGTTGGTGTTTGATTTGAAGATGCCAAACCCAATAAACCAAGGGTATTGGTTGGGTCTGATTTTTGTTCTTCCTGTGCACAATTAAGAAACAATAGCGATGGAAAAAGGATAAGCAACAAGCAGAAAGAAATAATTCTCTTATTCATTGAATTATTTTTCCGGGAATAGAACATTTTATTTGTTAATAAATTTTCCTTAAACATAAGGGACTCACCTAACTACAGATTCAATTCCTATCTGGAATCATATACATTCTAATAGATTTAATTATTCTTGTCGTCCTGGGACGGGAATCCGGAGTCCTATAATTTTTTTCCTCCTTTATAGGATAACGAAGAACAAAAGTTAACCAAATATTAATTGTAGTTAGCTGCTTTATAAGCAATTTCCATTGTCAACACATTCACTACAA of the Leptospira biflexa serovar Patoc strain 'Patoc 1 (Paris)' genome contains:
- a CDS encoding 7TM diverse intracellular signaling domain-containing protein, giving the protein MGEEELSEKRFRLFYASVSVKENWDQRNLTLLDWKKLDAPLQLGFYTEPILFRVEWLDKEIPDELYLENQVAYFDSIELVQWTGSGRKWTTEGDLVPKRKHLFPNHPFPIFSIDTKSLKDHPTFYLEAKTVSNFLFAPKLLTKDGILQSVMETRDHFLVFFSVLLIVFILNLSIYFNTRNTSFLYYCFYILCSGFYQISYTGYGKIYLWSDWIRWNDRSLVFFGSIALWSVILFSNSFLLLSKRMPKLNRVMIVFSVLVVSNAILSLFWKHIIFDQTIHFLAIFVSFTLMGAGIYVFFQKYQMAKYYIVAWFCLLLAIISFNLYAFNILPDHFILRNAIQYGNFFEIILFQFALFARIQETKEVPIFFATVSKPRLSEQRIANLNSDQILKDIDSALVTEKLYLDEDLNLQNVASKFRLRTDQLSAIINQKQGINFNQWINGYRIREACQLMEKDPEKNILTIAFAVGFNSKSAFNDAFKRVMGETPTEYRKRFLQLV
- a CDS encoding adenylate/guanylate cyclase domain-containing protein: MKHSLVDEILIAREMKNEKTVALVRFALFSITSIMDFVSYLGWISYTIVTPSLITVGLDLTFLVFASIVLIFVNFLPYKPYLKFFTIAFDYFIIGLMMFLDPTIIKANGLIYFIAMTSAIFIFQLNLLRHSKTGTIYGAILAFIYFMVVSVGLGDGYPFDLIPMIFGLGMLLAIGYVTTVSNIEMVKEANTKQMMERFLPSQLVGEFYKNKVQLEPGGENKEVTILFSDIRAFTKFSEQRSAEEVVTFLNDYLSRMTDVIFKFNGTIDKFIGDAIMTIFGAPFKRDDDALRAVKTAVAMMREIESLNQKQKCPEDKIHVGIGIHTGEAIVGNIGSERRLDYTVIGDNVNLASRIEGLTKHYNCPILISEVTYKQVVGKYSTEDGFEIREIDQVIVKGKSKPITVCEVVCL